A single Methylomonas sp. AM2-LC DNA region contains:
- a CDS encoding HD domain-containing phosphohydrolase, with translation MSSVPQTIIPNLFDSHSTLNERLAIMHDRILDAIPCIARIAVAIYDPATDKLKTFINSTRIGEAITGYEFTLSHSPSLLKLATSGEPRVINEIQEAIKSNSLHSNWLITQGYRSSFTLPLYDNGAFMGFVFFDSMEQAAFSQLIQRDLTLYASLINMSISSEFAAVRSIIASAKVARDFADLRDFETGTHLERMARYSRIIAKTIASTHNLNDEFIEHVFLFAPLHDIGKIGIPDNVLLKPGKLDADERIIMQSHVEKGCGIVKKILGDFALQHLSDSKIMINIVKYHHELLDGSGYPNGLKGNEIPIEARIVAVADIFDALTSKRPYKEVWSSQHARSELNKMVDAGKLDVDCVAAINANALEIESIQLLYQDSALS, from the coding sequence ATGTCTTCAGTCCCACAGACAATTATTCCAAATCTTTTCGATAGTCACTCTACGCTTAATGAAAGACTAGCAATAATGCATGATCGAATCCTCGATGCAATTCCTTGCATTGCACGTATTGCCGTGGCTATTTATGATCCCGCCACAGATAAACTTAAAACATTCATCAATAGTACCCGTATAGGGGAAGCAATTACTGGTTATGAATTTACCCTTTCACACAGTCCATCGCTACTTAAGCTGGCAACTAGTGGCGAGCCCCGTGTAATAAACGAAATTCAGGAAGCCATAAAATCAAATTCTTTACATTCTAACTGGTTAATCACGCAAGGATATCGCTCGTCTTTTACCTTACCTCTTTACGATAATGGCGCATTTATGGGGTTTGTGTTTTTCGATTCCATGGAACAAGCTGCATTTTCCCAACTGATACAACGAGATCTTACGTTATATGCCAGTTTGATTAATATGAGTATCAGCAGCGAATTTGCTGCGGTTCGATCAATAATAGCCTCTGCCAAAGTGGCGAGGGATTTTGCAGATTTACGTGATTTTGAAACGGGTACACATCTGGAACGGATGGCTCGATATTCCAGAATAATAGCAAAGACTATTGCATCTACCCATAACCTGAATGATGAGTTCATCGAGCATGTATTCTTATTTGCACCACTACATGACATTGGAAAAATTGGTATTCCTGATAATGTACTTCTTAAACCAGGCAAATTAGACGCGGATGAACGTATTATCATGCAATCGCATGTCGAAAAAGGTTGTGGAATAGTAAAGAAAATTCTAGGCGATTTTGCACTTCAGCATCTTTCAGATTCCAAGATTATGATCAATATTGTCAAATATCATCATGAACTGCTGGACGGTTCTGGTTATCCTAATGGATTAAAAGGTAATGAGATTCCTATCGAAGCCAGAATCGTTGCTGTTGCCGATATTTTTGATGCGTTAACAAGCAAACGCCCCTATAAAGAAGTATGGAGTAGCCAGCATGCAAGGAGCGAGCTTAACAAAATGGTAGACGCAGGTAAATTGGATGTAGACTGTGTAGCTGCAATAAATGCTAATGCCCTCGAAATTGAAAGTATACAACTGCTATATCAGGACTCTGCGCTGAGTTGA
- a CDS encoding DUF393 domain-containing protein, with the protein MKKLPEFILFYDAQCPICRIEVNWLRSKNKVGRLGFQDINDSQFKPEDYGKTFDELMAEIHGVYPDGYIIKGVDVFVACYKAVGLGWIFAPTRWPVLKTLFDLLYVLFARYRLRLGLLFGASPCRRNSCIGKSLKIVRILIVIPCLSPLK; encoded by the coding sequence ATGAAAAAGTTGCCTGAGTTTATTTTATTTTACGACGCGCAATGTCCTATTTGCAGAATAGAAGTTAATTGGCTTAGGAGTAAAAACAAAGTTGGCCGGCTTGGGTTTCAAGATATTAATGATAGCCAATTCAAACCTGAAGATTATGGTAAAACTTTTGATGAATTAATGGCTGAAATTCATGGTGTTTATCCGGATGGATACATCATCAAAGGTGTGGATGTGTTTGTTGCTTGTTATAAAGCAGTTGGATTAGGCTGGATTTTTGCTCCTACGCGTTGGCCAGTTTTAAAAACCTTGTTTGATCTGCTCTATGTTTTGTTTGCTAGGTATCGACTTCGGCTTGGCCTTCTTTTTGGAGCTAGTCCATGTAGGCGGAATAGCTGTATAGGGAAAAGCTTAAAAATTGTGAGGATATTAATCGTAATTCCGTGCTTATCACCGCTAAAATAA
- the fba gene encoding class II fructose-bisphosphate aldolase (catalyzes the reversible aldol condensation of dihydroxyacetonephosphate and glyceraldehyde 3-phosphate in the Calvin cycle, glycolysis, and/or gluconeogenesis), which translates to MALVSLRQLLDYAAEHSFGIPAFNISNMEQVQAIMQAADACNSPVIMQGSAGANNYAGEIFLRHLILAAVEQYPHIPVVMHRDHAPAPSICAQAIQSGFSSVMMDGSLLEDMKTPAAFEYNVNVTTSVVKMAHACGVSVEGEIGCLGSLETQLDTVSHSASEKLQPSCLLTDPDEAVEFVKQTNIDALAVAIGTSHGAYKFSKPPTGEVLVISRLKTLQQRLPNTHFVMHGSSSIPQEWLKIINDYGGDIRQTYGVPIEEIVEGIKYGVRKINIDTDLRMASTGAIRQYVAQPENASDLDTRKIYKAARQAMQQLCQTRYEAFGSAGHASKIKAIPLKEMIKYYL; encoded by the coding sequence ATGGCTTTAGTTTCGTTACGGCAACTATTGGATTATGCAGCAGAGCATAGTTTTGGTATTCCTGCATTCAATATCAGCAATATGGAGCAGGTACAAGCTATCATGCAAGCTGCTGATGCGTGTAATAGTCCCGTGATAATGCAAGGTTCGGCGGGCGCAAATAACTATGCTGGCGAGATTTTTTTACGCCATTTGATTCTGGCTGCCGTAGAGCAATACCCTCATATTCCCGTCGTCATGCATAGAGATCATGCACCTGCACCCTCTATCTGTGCTCAAGCAATTCAATCGGGCTTCAGCTCGGTTATGATGGATGGTTCTTTATTAGAAGATATGAAAACCCCTGCAGCTTTTGAATACAATGTGAATGTAACCACTAGTGTAGTTAAGATGGCACATGCCTGTGGTGTTTCAGTGGAAGGTGAAATTGGTTGTCTGGGTTCTTTAGAAACACAATTGGATACAGTTAGTCATTCGGCTTCAGAAAAATTGCAGCCCAGTTGTTTGCTGACCGATCCTGATGAAGCCGTAGAATTTGTAAAGCAAACAAACATTGATGCTTTAGCGGTTGCTATCGGTACAAGTCATGGTGCTTATAAATTTAGTAAACCACCCACGGGCGAAGTTTTGGTAATCAGTCGCTTAAAAACCTTGCAACAACGCTTACCTAATACCCATTTTGTTATGCATGGATCTAGCTCAATTCCTCAAGAGTGGTTAAAAATCATTAATGATTATGGTGGCGATATTCGTCAAACCTATGGAGTGCCGATTGAAGAGATTGTGGAAGGTATTAAATACGGTGTTCGTAAAATTAATATAGATACCGATTTGCGTATGGCTTCAACAGGCGCAATACGTCAATATGTGGCGCAACCCGAAAATGCCTCAGACTTGGATACACGTAAAATATACAAAGCCGCAAGACAGGCAATGCAACAGCTCTGTCAAACACGATACGAAGCTTTTGGTTCTGCTGGACATGCAAGCAAAATCAAAGCGATACCTTTAAAAGAAATGATTAAATATTATCTATAA
- a CDS encoding 2OG-Fe(II) oxygenase: protein MLSYPNHHDNPFPFFYVNSAFTEEQCAALEGLFVDESDWQHRDGAFYRCSLKDVTESISASFQTEVLTRMRELTGLPLVNRIVVTAQRMLPGQVIGIHSDRPLLGYEIARLVVQLNKQWQTEHGGVLELFSSPQSEVVFSVNPEYNKAFGFLLNIDSYHGVTEVSQPRQTVVFNFWHAANTPELAAHIQALFANVHFSELPIALNSVAIAAELSLSEDITFRAGTAAIALQRWGYDEPTIVAGYQYSAGLSSANNHTPETYAAVLLADWIAYLYRDSFDLARWKILQRELEGMEMFTRLKPTWQLCVPT, encoded by the coding sequence TTGCTTTCATACCCCAACCACCATGACAACCCTTTCCCCTTTTTTTATGTGAATTCTGCCTTCACTGAGGAACAGTGCGCTGCACTGGAGGGTTTATTTGTAGATGAGAGTGACTGGCAACATCGAGATGGTGCGTTTTATCGATGCTCTCTAAAGGACGTCACTGAGAGTATTTCTGCATCATTTCAAACGGAAGTGCTTACTAGAATGCGCGAGTTAACAGGATTACCACTGGTAAATCGGATTGTGGTCACGGCTCAGCGAATGTTGCCTGGCCAGGTTATTGGTATACATAGTGACCGACCGCTATTGGGTTACGAGATTGCTAGACTGGTTGTGCAACTCAATAAGCAATGGCAAACGGAACACGGAGGTGTTCTGGAATTATTCTCATCCCCGCAAAGCGAAGTGGTTTTCAGCGTTAATCCTGAGTACAACAAGGCTTTTGGCTTTTTGCTTAACATCGATTCTTACCATGGCGTCACGGAGGTTAGTCAGCCGAGACAAACAGTGGTATTCAATTTCTGGCATGCGGCCAATACTCCTGAACTTGCAGCCCACATACAAGCTTTGTTTGCCAATGTTCATTTCTCTGAGTTGCCAATTGCACTCAATTCTGTTGCCATAGCTGCAGAATTGAGCCTTTCCGAGGATATTACATTTCGTGCAGGCACCGCTGCAATTGCGCTACAGCGCTGGGGCTATGATGAGCCTACCATTGTGGCTGGATACCAGTACAGTGCTGGTCTTTCTAGTGCCAACAATCACACCCCTGAAACCTATGCCGCAGTGCTACTGGCGGATTGGATTGCTTATTTGTATCGGGATTCGTTTGATCTGGCACGTTGGAAAATCTTACAACGTGAACTAGAAGGAATGGAAATGTTTACACGGCTGAAGCCCACTTGGCAGCTTTGTGTACCGACCTAG
- a CDS encoding neprosin family prolyl endopeptidase, giving the protein MLKNFRNTNVILGALLGSMVYMPSNAYAGQVPFGPVYTPIDSSATVNNSTIAIPGNNIGDAKNNAKASNPTVVRMTDPVEIGRANHYLKHRHDRSDIRQSLKTASGRIIDCVDVNSQPAVVNNPSLAGSPIPLAPHIAQPKAHVTPAASIVEPLLDNEGVHVAGCQDGTVPILQVTASDLSRFATLDDFFAKVPSHIGKAALLPKAGIQPPYHWGPSSQHQYAHAYRNVTNWGASSTINVWNPSTELNSEFSLSQIWVVGGSGAGLQTLEVGTQKYRDLYGDYNPHLFIYSTNGGYASGTGCYNNTCGDFVQVSSTIYPGATLASSTYNGTQYEYTMQWFKDMDGGAWWLNVQGTWVGYYPRARYSTAGVANRAAEIDFGGEIIDNRNLGLHTSTDMGSGQFPSAWWQKAAYQRLIKYNYTTTTNPNTVWNTPATGLTATRSDAACYDISGPYYGDPTWGSYFFFGGPGYDWNNCH; this is encoded by the coding sequence ATGTTAAAAAACTTTCGAAATACAAATGTCATATTGGGAGCGTTATTAGGAAGCATGGTATACATGCCCTCTAATGCTTACGCTGGGCAAGTGCCTTTTGGGCCTGTTTATACGCCTATTGACTCTTCTGCTACGGTGAATAATTCGACTATTGCCATCCCTGGCAACAATATTGGTGATGCAAAAAATAACGCTAAAGCTTCTAATCCCACTGTCGTTCGTATGACTGATCCAGTGGAAATAGGTCGCGCTAATCACTATTTAAAACATCGCCATGATCGATCAGATATTCGTCAATCACTAAAAACAGCAAGCGGGCGTATAATTGATTGCGTAGATGTCAATTCGCAACCAGCGGTCGTTAATAACCCCAGTCTTGCGGGTAGCCCAATACCGTTAGCGCCACACATAGCACAGCCAAAGGCCCATGTAACGCCAGCTGCAAGTATAGTTGAACCCTTACTCGACAATGAAGGCGTGCATGTTGCAGGCTGCCAGGATGGAACGGTGCCAATACTACAAGTAACTGCATCCGACTTGAGCCGATTTGCGACATTGGACGATTTTTTTGCCAAAGTGCCCTCCCACATTGGCAAAGCTGCACTCTTACCCAAAGCGGGTATTCAACCGCCCTATCACTGGGGCCCATCTAGCCAACACCAATATGCGCATGCCTATCGCAATGTAACGAATTGGGGTGCTAGTTCTACCATTAATGTATGGAATCCTTCTACGGAACTCAATAGCGAATTTAGCCTAAGTCAAATTTGGGTAGTGGGTGGTTCTGGAGCTGGCTTGCAAACATTGGAAGTTGGCACGCAAAAATACCGTGACTTGTATGGAGACTACAACCCGCATTTATTCATCTACTCAACCAATGGAGGTTATGCATCGGGTACAGGCTGCTACAACAACACATGCGGTGACTTTGTTCAGGTTAGCTCTACCATATATCCTGGTGCAACCTTAGCATCGAGTACCTATAATGGCACTCAGTACGAATACACCATGCAATGGTTTAAGGATATGGATGGCGGTGCCTGGTGGCTGAATGTGCAAGGAACTTGGGTCGGTTATTATCCACGCGCCCGTTATAGTACTGCGGGGGTGGCCAATAGAGCTGCGGAAATCGATTTTGGCGGGGAAATCATCGACAACCGCAATCTTGGGCTACATACCTCTACCGATATGGGCAGCGGACAGTTCCCTAGCGCGTGGTGGCAAAAAGCAGCTTATCAAAGACTAATAAAGTATAACTACACAACCACCACAAATCCGAATACGGTTTGGAACACGCCTGCAACGGGGCTTACCGCAACGCGATCAGATGCTGCCTGTTATGACATTTCAGGTCCTTACTATGGTGATCCAACTTGGGGATCATACTTTTTCTTTGGTGGACCAGGTTATGATTGGAATAACTGCCACTAA
- the vapB gene encoding type II toxin-antitoxin system VapB family antitoxin: MEIINAHYSYFKNGNSQAVRIPADLAYDRIDIALEIERNGDEIRIRPARQSLGNVLKMFAKFSDDFMCDGRENQEQRELDAL; encoded by the coding sequence ATGGAGATAATAAATGCACACTACTCGTATTTTAAAAATGGAAATTCACAGGCTGTTCGTATTCCTGCTGACTTGGCCTATGATCGCATAGACATTGCACTGGAAATTGAGCGTAATGGAGATGAAATTAGAATCCGTCCCGCTCGCCAGTCGCTGGGGAATGTTCTTAAGATGTTTGCTAAATTTTCTGATGACTTCATGTGTGATGGGCGAGAAAATCAAGAACAAAGAGAACTGGATGCCCTCTAA
- a CDS encoding acyltransferase — translation MKLTNFVKGRDNNYNLIRIFAAFAVLVTHSFALAIGSADAEPFRETLGGKTIGSIAVDIFFLTSGFLVTASLLARQSAVEFVWARVLRIFPALLVMLLLTIFALGLYFSTLPIHSYLANPNTYKYFLKCISLFFGVEYNLPGVFESNPYKYAVNGSLWTLPYEVKMYAILAVIWMLFRFTPKFRTKIFKFTIISGAILAGLVIMLLHFEIVTGMTKYDKFLKLFFMFFSGATFFILREHITLSHSVFNVFFVALILSLLNKQIFFVVYMITLPYILFYAAYIPAGFIREYNKLGDYSYGVYIYAFPIQQSIAAIVPNISVLSMLIISSVITLVLAILSWHLLEKNALKLKGVSSTGHCNAFV, via the coding sequence ATGAAGCTAACAAATTTTGTTAAAGGTCGAGATAACAATTACAACCTCATTAGAATTTTTGCAGCATTTGCAGTACTAGTCACTCATAGCTTTGCATTGGCAATAGGTTCGGCTGATGCTGAACCATTTCGCGAAACTCTTGGGGGTAAAACAATAGGCTCAATTGCAGTCGATATATTTTTTTTAACAAGTGGTTTTCTTGTTACTGCCAGCCTCTTGGCAAGACAAAGTGCAGTAGAATTTGTATGGGCCAGAGTCTTAAGAATATTTCCTGCACTTCTCGTAATGCTTCTTCTAACTATTTTTGCTCTTGGCCTTTATTTTTCGACATTACCAATACACTCCTACTTAGCCAACCCAAACACTTACAAATATTTTCTAAAATGCATATCATTGTTTTTTGGTGTTGAATATAACCTACCTGGAGTCTTTGAAAGTAATCCATATAAATATGCGGTAAATGGCTCACTGTGGACCTTACCGTATGAGGTCAAAATGTATGCTATTTTGGCAGTTATTTGGATGTTATTTCGTTTCACTCCAAAATTTCGGACAAAGATATTCAAATTTACAATAATCTCAGGTGCTATTTTAGCAGGTCTAGTAATAATGCTATTACATTTTGAAATAGTAACAGGTATGACAAAATATGATAAATTCTTGAAACTATTTTTCATGTTTTTTAGCGGTGCAACTTTTTTTATTCTTAGAGAACATATAACTTTATCGCATTCTGTTTTTAATGTTTTTTTTGTTGCCTTGATACTTTCATTATTAAATAAACAAATATTCTTTGTCGTTTATATGATAACTCTACCATATATTTTATTTTACGCCGCTTACATTCCAGCTGGCTTCATAAGAGAATATAACAAATTAGGCGACTATTCGTATGGCGTCTATATTTATGCATTCCCTATTCAACAGTCGATTGCAGCAATAGTACCTAACATTTCTGTTTTGTCTATGTTGATTATTTCTAGCGTAATTACTTTAGTTTTAGCCATATTATCTTGGCATTTGTTAGAAAAAAACGCTCTAAAGTTAAAAGGGGTGAGTTCAACTGGTCATTGCAACGCATTCGTTTAG
- a CDS encoding IS30 family transposase translates to MAQKGRPGLSAAQKVELWQRWKLGQSLSEIGRALGKHAGSVHTVLSAHGGIIPATRSRSARSLSLVEREEISRGLAAGESMRQIASKLARSPSTICREIARNGNKDQYRAIEADSKAWDQAQRPKPCRLATHSQLQIMVATKLGFDWSPEQIAGWLKHEYPNDINMHVSHETIYKSLYIQARGVLKKELIGHLRSKRMMRRGKASTTEGQPRGQIIDAVSIKDRPAEVEDRAIPGHWEGDLITGSKNSHIATLVERRSRFVLLVQVDGKDTTNVVNALIRQVQQLPSGLMASLTWDRGTELAQHKRFTVATDVAMYFCDPRSPWQRGTNENTNRLLRQYFPKGTDLSGYSQQDLDEIALKLNTRPRKTLGYMMPGDKLNECVAMTS, encoded by the coding sequence ATGGCACAGAAAGGTCGACCCGGTTTATCCGCAGCTCAAAAGGTTGAGTTGTGGCAAAGATGGAAATTAGGACAATCACTCAGTGAGATAGGTCGTGCCCTTGGTAAGCATGCTGGATCCGTGCATACTGTTTTATCCGCTCATGGTGGAATTATTCCTGCAACTCGCTCAAGATCGGCTAGGTCACTGAGTCTAGTTGAGCGCGAAGAAATATCGCGAGGACTGGCGGCTGGTGAATCAATGCGACAGATTGCATCAAAACTAGCAAGATCACCCTCTACTATCTGCCGTGAAATTGCCCGTAATGGTAATAAAGATCAATATCGAGCAATCGAAGCTGATTCAAAAGCATGGGATCAAGCACAGCGACCTAAGCCCTGTCGACTGGCTACACATTCTCAACTACAAATCATGGTGGCAACTAAACTCGGTTTCGATTGGTCTCCTGAGCAAATTGCTGGCTGGCTTAAACATGAATATCCAAACGATATCAATATGCATGTCTCACATGAAACAATCTATAAAAGCCTGTATATTCAAGCACGCGGCGTTTTGAAAAAGGAATTAATCGGACATCTACGATCGAAACGAATGATGCGGCGAGGTAAGGCATCAACAACTGAAGGCCAGCCAAGAGGGCAAATTATTGATGCGGTATCGATAAAAGATCGACCTGCAGAGGTTGAGGATCGTGCAATACCTGGGCATTGGGAAGGTGATCTGATTACGGGGTCTAAAAACAGCCATATTGCTACTCTAGTTGAACGTCGGTCACGATTTGTGTTGCTGGTTCAAGTTGATGGCAAAGATACGACGAATGTTGTGAATGCATTAATTCGTCAGGTACAGCAACTTCCTTCCGGCTTAATGGCTTCGTTGACATGGGATCGTGGTACTGAATTAGCTCAACATAAAAGATTTACTGTAGCCACCGATGTGGCAATGTATTTTTGCGATCCAAGAAGCCCTTGGCAGCGAGGAACCAATGAAAATACAAACCGATTATTAAGACAATATTTTCCCAAAGGGACCGATTTAAGCGGTTATAGTCAGCAAGACCTAGATGAGATTGCTTTAAAGCTTAATACGAGACCTAGAAAAACACTGGGCTACATGATGCCTGGTGATAAACTAAACGAATGCGTTGCAATGACCAGTTGA
- a CDS encoding tail fiber domain-containing protein has protein sequence MKNFNTLLFLPSHYPANLIKLCLFATFIVASPSTTYADITNTATGSNALYSNTIGTYNTADGYYALFSNTSGISNTANGFWALYYNTTGSWNTANGVEALYSNTTGYDNTANGVAALYSNTTGNGNTANGHSALGSNTTGNNNTANGEGALSSNTTGNGNTANGHSALSSNTTGDNNTANGGAALQNNTTGYNNTANGGSALYYNTTGYNNTANGLQALISNTTGWDNTANGVSALYSNTTGFFNSANGVDALHFNTTGNNNTANGYQALFSNTTGSSNTANGANALYSNTTGSNNTANGQKALYYNTTGFSNTANGDSALLNNSTGYNNTATGSSSLASNTTGSNNTANGSGALYSNTTGGNNTGNGQNALTYNTTGWDNTANGANALYSNTTGTYNTATGAAALLENTTGSYNTANGRGALFYNTTGWYNTANGTLALQDNTTGGANTANGAYSLVSNTTGSWNTANGMDALSSNTTGSSNTANGAYALLSNTTGAYNSANGAYALYFNTTGSNNIANGYQALYYNTTGSNNTANGTSALQSNTTGFNNTGTGTSALIHNTTGSWNTASGVDAMHFNTTGNNNTANGVSALYQNTTGSSNTATGTNSLYFNTTGSNNTANGTSALQTNTTGYADTANGTKALFSNTTGYNNAANGYRSLYSNSTGSDNTANGTQSLYFNTLGNDNTANGFDALYSNTTGSNNTATGFEAFYANTTGYNSTANGFQALFANTTGYSNAADGFQALFTNTTGFKNTANGVYAMFYNTTGNNNAAHGYQALFANTTGINNSANGTNALSANTTGSNNAASGNFALNTNTTGSYNTALGTSADVASGNLTNATAIGYGAIVNNSNAIRLGNTSVVTLEAQVPLTSTSDKRLKNHITDLALGVDFINKLRPVEYIRNNNATQTKEWGVIAQELQQTLRDIGYQNAGVISEDNTKEKYLAVRYNDLLAPMIKAIQEQQNSINTILKAKQEQENIINDLQKANKEQQQTIATLLKRMDAWEKK, from the coding sequence ATGAAAAATTTTAATACCTTACTGTTTCTGCCCAGTCATTACCCTGCCAATCTCATAAAACTTTGCCTGTTTGCCACCTTTATTGTTGCTAGTCCGTCAACTACTTATGCTGATATCACTAATACGGCAACTGGAAGCAATGCACTTTATTCCAATACCATTGGGACTTACAACACCGCAGATGGTTACTACGCTCTTTTTTCAAACACATCAGGCATTAGTAACACCGCCAACGGATTTTGGGCGCTTTATTACAACACCACTGGATCGTGGAATACTGCCAATGGAGTAGAAGCTCTATATTCCAATACCACAGGGTATGACAATACCGCGAATGGGGTGGCAGCTCTTTATTCCAATACCACGGGGAATGGCAACACCGCCAATGGTCATAGTGCCCTTGGTTCCAACACTACAGGAAATAATAATACCGCCAACGGGGAAGGTGCGCTTTCTTCCAATACCACTGGGAATGGCAACACTGCCAATGGTCATAGTGCCCTTAGTTCCAACACCACAGGGGATAACAACACAGCAAATGGAGGTGCTGCCCTGCAAAATAATACGACAGGGTATAACAATACAGCCAATGGCGGAAGTGCACTTTATTACAACACCACTGGCTATAACAACACCGCCAATGGATTACAGGCGCTTATATCCAACACCACAGGTTGGGATAATACTGCCAATGGGGTAAGTGCGCTTTATTCTAATACCACAGGGTTTTTCAACAGTGCAAATGGTGTAGATGCGCTGCACTTCAATACCACAGGAAATAACAACACCGCCAATGGATATCAGGCGCTTTTTTCAAACACTACTGGATCAAGCAATACTGCTAATGGAGCAAATGCTCTTTATTCCAACACCACCGGGTCAAACAACACTGCAAATGGTCAAAAAGCTCTTTACTACAATACTACGGGATTTAGTAATACTGCTAATGGAGACAGTGCTCTCTTAAATAACAGTACTGGCTATAACAACACAGCAACTGGCTCAAGTTCACTGGCTTCCAACACTACTGGATCGAATAACACTGCCAATGGTAGTGGTGCGCTTTATTCCAATACCACCGGTGGGAACAACACTGGTAACGGGCAAAATGCGTTGACCTACAATACTACGGGCTGGGATAACACCGCCAATGGAGCAAATGCACTGTATTCGAATACTACAGGTACATATAACACGGCAACCGGGGCTGCTGCTCTTTTAGAGAACACCACAGGATCGTACAATACTGCAAATGGTAGGGGTGCACTTTTTTACAATACCACGGGGTGGTATAACACCGCCAATGGAACACTGGCACTTCAAGATAACACCACTGGAGGGGCTAACACGGCCAATGGAGCCTATTCGCTTGTTTCTAACACCACTGGGTCGTGGAACACCGCTAATGGAATGGATGCACTTAGTAGCAACACCACTGGTTCCAGTAACACGGCCAATGGTGCCTATGCACTTTTATCCAACACCACAGGGGCATATAACTCTGCAAATGGGGCCTATGCTCTTTACTTCAACACCACCGGGTCTAATAACATCGCTAATGGATATCAGGCTCTGTATTACAATACTACGGGGTCCAACAATACGGCCAATGGAACAAGTGCGCTGCAAAGCAATACTACTGGGTTTAATAACACGGGAACTGGAACAAGTGCCCTTATTCACAATACCACAGGATCGTGGAACACGGCTAGTGGGGTAGATGCCATGCATTTCAACACCACAGGAAATAACAACACCGCTAATGGTGTTAGTGCCCTTTATCAAAATACCACAGGCTCTAGTAACACCGCCACTGGGACGAATTCTCTTTATTTCAACACCACAGGCTCTAACAACACCGCTAACGGTACCAGTGCACTACAAACCAATACCACAGGCTATGCCGACACCGCTAATGGCACCAAGGCTCTTTTTTCGAATACCACTGGCTATAACAACGCCGCCAACGGTTACCGATCGCTTTATTCCAACAGCACAGGTAGTGATAATACCGCCAATGGCACACAGTCTCTGTATTTCAACACCCTGGGCAACGACAACACTGCCAATGGTTTCGATGCCCTGTATTCCAATACCACGGGTTCCAACAACACGGCAACGGGGTTCGAAGCGTTTTATGCTAATACCACGGGTTATAACAGCACCGCCAACGGCTTTCAGGCGCTGTTTGCCAATACCACTGGTTATAGCAACGCCGCCGACGGCTTTCAAGCGCTGTTTACCAATACCACTGGCTTTAAAAACACCGCTAATGGCGTCTACGCCATGTTTTACAACACCACTGGCAATAACAATGCTGCCCATGGTTATCAGGCGCTGTTTGCCAATACCACAGGCATCAATAACTCTGCCAACGGTACCAATGCACTATCCGCAAATACCACCGGCTCTAATAACGCGGCCAGTGGCAACTTTGCTCTGAATACCAACACCACGGGTTCCTATAATACTGCGCTGGGTACCAGTGCGGATGTGGCTTCTGGCAATCTGACCAATGCCACTGCTATCGGTTATGGCGCAATTGTGAATAACTCAAACGCCATACGACTCGGCAATACCTCGGTTGTAACTCTTGAGGCACAAGTGCCTTTAACCTCAACCTCAGATAAACGCCTGAAAAACCATATAACCGACTTGGCACTGGGTGTGGATTTCATCAATAAATTGCGTCCGGTGGAATACATTCGTAATAACAATGCTACCCAAACCAAGGAATGGGGAGTTATCGCTCAAGAGTTGCAACAAACCCTGCGTGACATAGGTTATCAAAATGCTGGCGTTATCAGCGAAGACAACACCAAGGAAAAATATCTAGCCGTACGTTATAACGATTTGCTTGCGCCGATGATCAAAGCCATTCAGGAGCAACAGAATAGTATCAATACCATACTAAAAGCGAAGCAAGAACAAGAAAACATTATCAATGACTTGCAAAAAGCAAATAAAGAACAGCAGCAAACAATAGCTACATTGCTGAAACGCATGGATGCTTGGGAGAAAAAATAA